The following proteins are encoded in a genomic region of Oncorhynchus keta strain PuntledgeMale-10-30-2019 chromosome 6, Oket_V2, whole genome shotgun sequence:
- the LOC118385196 gene encoding eosinophil peroxidase-like, which translates to MKPFPPLLALGWCLMFSQPALSTEESLGGPFIQSSVEEAKRLVDEAYKYSREKSLERVRGQSTRPSDVIRLMKQPARDTRSAVRSADYLENTLRLIHEKVHSTHRLHKRSLNATDLLTAEQLDTIVRVTGCAARVSKPSCHSTPNMNKYRTATSVCNNLKFPRLGASNTPFTRFLPAQYDDGVSRPKGWERNTSFNNFVLPLVREVSNRILATNDSGVVNDGEFTHFVTLFGQWNDHDLTFTPFSPSIRSFSNGLDCNEKCERSEPCFPIQIPPRDPRLPTGPDSCIPVFRSAPACGTGESAFNFGGVASKREQINSLTAFLDLGQVYGSEEGLARDLRDLTNNGGLLRVNKNFTDKGREFLPFTKLKGNMCFTRSRVTNDTNAREVPCFIAGDARVDENIALTSIHTMFMREHNRLARALSRLNPQWDAETLYQEARKIMGAYTQLFVFRDYLPHIVGPDAMARQLGRYPGYNEKIDPSIANVFATAAYRFAHLSIQPILSRLDSNYMENAMFPNVPLFKAFFTPWRLVFEGGIDPLIRGLVGRPAKLNTQDHMLVDAVRERLFQFVEHLALDLGSLNMQRGRDHGLPGYNAWRTFCGLSTPRNEAELGAVLNNRDLARRLLQLYGTPANIDVWMGGVAEPFVRRGRVGPLFACLIATQFQRIRQGDRLWYENPGVFTSAQRASLSRASLGRIICDNTGILTVPRDPFRIPDNRNNRLINCSTIQQLNLQSWRERPTEAKQQNQEQQQQDQDNEIP; encoded by the exons ATGAAGCCATTTCCTCCCCTCCTGGCATTGGGATGGTGCCTGATGTTCAGCCAGCCAGCCCTGTCTACAGAGGAAAGTTTGGGTGGCCCTTTCATTCAAAGTTCAGTGGAGGAGGCAAAGAGACTTGTAGATGAAGCATACAAGTACTCCCGAGAAAA GAGTCTGGAGAGAGTGCGTGGGCAGTCCACCAGGCCCTCTGATGTCATACGTCTCATGAAGCAGCCTGCCAGGGACACACGCTCTGCTGTACGGTCTGCAGACTACCTGGAGAACACCCTGAGACTGATCCATGAGAAAGTCCACAGCACACACAGGCTGCATAAACGCTCGCTCAACGcaacag ACCTGCTTACAGCAGAGCAGCTAGACACCATTGTCCGGGTAACTGGCTGTGCAGCTCGTGTCAGCAAACCCTCCTGCCACAGCACACCCAACATGAACAAGTACCGCACAGCCACCAGCGTCTGCAACAACCT GAAGTTCCCTCGTCTTGGAGCCTCAAACACCCCCTTCACTCGTTTCCTGCCTGCTCAGTATGACGATGGGGTCTCTCGACCCAAAGGCTGGGAACGAAACACGAGCTTCAACAACTTTGTGCTCCCTCTG GTAAGGGAGGTCTCTAACCGTATCCTGGCAACCAATGACTCTGGTGTAGTGAACGATGGCGAGTTCACACACTTTGTCACCCTCTTTGGCCAGTGGAACGACCATGACCTGACATTCACGCCCTTCTCTCCCAGCATCCGCTCCTTCAGCAACGGCCTGGACTGTAACGAGAAATGTGAGCGCTCTGAGCCCTGCTTCCCTATCCAG ATTCCTCCCAGAGACCCACGCTTGCCCACTGGCCCAGACAGCTGCATCCCAGTCTTCCGATCAGCGCCCGCATGCGGCACAGGAGAGTCTGCTTTCAATTTCGGTGGCGTGGCCTCGAAGAGGGAGCAGATCAATTCACTGACGGCCTTCCTTGACTTGGGGCAAGTGTACGGCTCTGAGGAGGGGTTGGCACGTGACCTCCGTGACCTCACCAACAATGGGGGCCTGCTGCGTGTCAACAAAAACTTCACAGACAAAGGGCGCGAGTTTCTACCCTTCACTAAATTGAAGGGGAACATGTGTTTCACCCGCAGCAGAGTCACCAATGACACCAATGCCAGAGAGGTGCCCTGCTTCATTGCAG GTGATGCCCGTGTGGATGAGAACATAGCATTAACATCCATTCACACAATGTTCATGCGTGAGCACAACCGTCTGGCCCGTGCCTTGAGTCGTCTCAATCCACAATGGGATGCTGAGACACTCTATCAGGAGGCTCGCAAGATCATGGGCGCCTACACCCAG TTGTTTGTGTTCCGGGACTACCTGCCGCACATCGTGGGCCCAGACGCCATGGCCCGGCAGCTGGGCCGTTACCCTGGATACAACGAGAAGATTGATCCCAGCATTGCCAACGTGTTTGCTACAGCAGCCTACCGCTTTGCCCACCTGTCCATCCAGCCCATTCTGTCCCGCCTGGACAGCAACTACATGGAGAATGCCATGTTCCCCAATGTGCCTCTGTTCAAGGCCTTCTTCACCCCATGGAGGCTAGTTTTTGAGG GTGGTATCGACCCTCTGATCCGTGGTCTGGTGGGTCGCCCGGCAAAGCTGAACACCCAAGATCACATGTTGGTGGACGCTGTGAGGGAGAGACTCTTCCAGTTTGTAGAACACCTGGCTCTGGATCTGGGCTCCCTCAACATGCAGCGTGGACGTGACCATGGCCTGCCTG GCTACAATGCTTGGCGTACATTCTGTGGGCTCTCAACGCCTAGGAACGAGGCCGAGCTGGGTGCAGTTCTGAACAACAGAGACCTGGCCCGCAGACTGCTGCAGCTCTACGGCACCCCAGCTAACATTGACGTGTGGATGGGGGGCGTGGCTGAACCATTTGTACGCAGGGGCCGCGTAGGGCCTCTCTTTGCCTGCCTCATCGCCACCCAGTTCCAGAGGATCCGCCAGGGAGAcag GCTGTGGTATGAAAACCCAGGCGTCTTCACTTCGGCACAGAGGGCTAGCCTGAGTCGTGCCTCTCTGGGTCGGATCATCTGTGACAACACTGGCATTTTGACGGTGCCGCGTGACCCCTTCAGAATCCCTGATAATAGGAACAACAGACTCATCAACTGCAGCACTATCCAGCAATTAAACCTCCAATCCTGGAGGGAGAGACCTACAGAGGCCAAACAGCAGAACCAGGAGCAACAACAACAGGACCAGGACAATGAG ATCCCCTGA